The Punica granatum isolate Tunisia-2019 unplaced genomic scaffold, ASM765513v2 Contig00537, whole genome shotgun sequence genome includes a window with the following:
- the LOC116190974 gene encoding LOW QUALITY PROTEIN: uncharacterized protein LOC116190974 (The sequence of the model RefSeq protein was modified relative to this genomic sequence to represent the inferred CDS: inserted 1 base in 1 codon; substituted 1 base at 1 genomic stop codon) produces MQPQMLQLSILVLSERLHLSMGYVLQVNPAPISTNRRHRGRSTTPRNQQHKNFVINSPLSXIEIGTKKNGWANKHPSRSYFXYPYNHRRLLK; encoded by the exons ATGCAGCCTCAGATGCTTCAATTGTCGATTCTAGTATTGAGCGAAAGGTTGCACCTATCTATGGGTTATGTATTGCAGGTCAACCCTGCTCCAATTAGTACCAATAGGCGGCATAGGGGAAGAAGCACTACGCCTAGGAATCAACAACACAAAAACTTTGTTATAAATTCTCCCCTTT TTATCGAGATCGGAACTAAGAAGAATGGTTGGGCCAACAAACATCCATCTCGTTCGTATTTTTGATACCCGTATAACCATCGAAGACTGTTGAAGTGA